In the genome of Achromobacter sp. MFA1 R4, the window TCGCTGGACGCCTACACGCAGCACGAGGACATCGACAATTTCCGGCCGCAGATCGGGTTCCAGTCGAACGTGACTTCGCTGCCCTCGCCGCCGTCGGGCCACCGCAATTTCTACCCCGGCACCGAGCTCACGCTCAACGATTCCACCGTCGCCACGCGTCTTGAATACGACATCAACGACCACCTGATGGTCTATGGCGCGACCGGCTACCGCTATGGCACCGCCGAGCAGACTTTCCCGTCCGGCCCCGCCGACGCGCTGGGCAACTTCACGGTGACGAACGCCTACTACGATTCGTATTCGCGCACCTGGACCGGCGACGTCGGCCTGCGCGCGCGCTTTGACACCTGGGGCGTCGGCCACACCCTGACCCTGTCCGCCACGCGCCTGGACCAGGAATCCGGCAACGCCTACGTCACGTCCGGCACCTCGGTGCCGTCCAGCATCTTCCGTCCCGCGCCGCTGCCCCCGGTCACCGCCGACCGCGGCGCGCCGCAGAAGGCGTCCAAGACCGAGCTGACCAGCTACACCCTGACCGACACGCTGTCCTTCGCCGACGACACCCTGCTGATCACGGGCGGCCTGCGCAATCAGCGCGTGGCCCTGGACAACTATTCGACGGCCACCGGCGCGCGCACCAGCTCGTATGACGAAAGCGCGATCTCGCCGGTCGCGGGCATCGTGTTCAAGCCCATTTCCAACGTCTCGCTGTACGGCAACTTCACCTCGGGCCTGACCCGCGGCGGCATCGCGCCGGCCACCGCGGCGAACGCCGGCCAGGTCTTCGCGCCGTACAAGTCCAAGCAGTACGAGGCGGGCGTCAAAGTCGACTGGGGCAAGATCATCACCAGCGCGTCGGTGTTCCAGATCACGCGTCCCAACTCGATGACCGACCCGGACACCCGGATCTACAGCTTCGACGGCGAACAGCGCAACCGCGGCCTGGAATTGTCGGCCTTCGGCGAAGCCATGCCGGGCCTGCGCATGATGGCCAGCGCCACGTTCTACGACGCGACGCTCAAGCGCACCGCGGGCGGGGTGAACGACGGCAACGAGGCCAACGGCGTGCCGAAGAACACCTTCAACCTGGGCGTGGATTGGGACACGCCGTGGGTGCGCGGCCTGAGCCTGAACGCGCGCGTGATCCATACGTCGTCGATGTATTTCAACGCGGCCAACACGCTGACCCTGCCCTCGTGGACCCGCTATGACATCGGCGCGCGCTACAACACCGAGATCCTGGGCCGCGCGGTGGTGTTCCGCGCCAACATCGAGAACCTTTTCAACAAGGACTACTGGCTGGCCAGCGGCTCCTACGCCACGGTCGCCGCGCCGCGCACGTTCCTGCTGTCGGCGCAGATCGACTTCTAGGCGCCACGGACCTCCAGCGGCGAACCGCGGCCGGCGCCGCGGATTGCCCAGCTTGCGCCAACGACAGCCGGCCCCTGCACAGGGGCCGGTTTTTTATTGGCGCGGCGCGGCCGCCACGTATTCCCGCAGGGTCTGCACCAGCGCCACGGCGGCGGGCGACAGGCTGCGGTTGCGCGCGGTCACCAGACCGATGGAGCGCTCGGCCACCGGCCCGGTCAGGCGCCGCTGCACGATGCCGTTCTGCGCCACCGCGCCCGCCGCGATCTCGGGCAGCGCCGCGACCCCGAAACCGCATTCCACCATCGCCACGATAGTGGTCAGGTGCTCGGCCTCGAAGGCGGGCGCAAAGCGGATGCGGTTCTGCAGGAAAGCCCATTCCGTGTACTGGCGCACACTGCTCGGATGCACCATGGACACGTGCTCGGCGCCCGCCGTATCGGCCCAGCGCAGCGGCCCCTTGGACCGCGCCAGCGGGTGCGCCTCGGGAATCAGCAGGATGAAACTGTCGGACATCAACGGCACGTAATGCAGGTCCGCATGCTGCGGATCGGCCGCGGTCAGCGCAAAGTCCACCTCGCCGGCGCGGACCAGGTCGAACGCCGGGCCGGACAGCGTATCGCGCACCTTGAGCGCAACGTGCGGATGCGCCTGGCGATAGGCCATCAGCACGCGCGGCAGCAGCCGCGCCGCGAGCGACGGCAGCGCCGCCACCGACACCTGCCCCTGCTCCGCGCTGGAAATGCCGCCCACGGCGGCAATGGCGTCGCGAAACGCCGCCTGCAGGGTCGCGGCCTGCTGCAGGAAGACCTCGCCCGCGGCCGTCAGCCGCACCGTGCGCGTCGTGCGGTCGAACAGGCGCACGCCCAGCGCGTCCTCGATCCGCTGGACCTGCGTGGACAGCGCGGACTGCGACAGATGAAGCTGCCCGGCGGCCTGCCGGAAATTGAGGGTGCGTCCCAGCACCAGCGTCGTGTCGATGTCGCGCATCGACAGATTGATCTGCATGATTCGTCCCCCACCTCAAGCATGGATTTATTGATCTGATTGACCGATCATTCTATTCAAAAATTCTGATTCATCAATCAACCGCGCTTCTCTACACTCGCCCCCAAGCAGGGTTTCAGAACCAGGAGAACAGCATGCAGAAGGACGCAAAGGCGCTGCCCAATCCGGGCGCGGCGCATGCGGTGGTGGTGGGCGGCGGCACGATGGGCGCCGATGTCGCGGTGGTGTTGACCCGCGCGGCCTGCCGCACGACCGTGATCGAATCGAATGCCGACAGGGCGGCCGGCCTGCCCGCGCGGGTGGCCGAAAACCTGAAGACCATCGGGCGCGAGGCGAACGCCGCCCTGCTGGCCACCGCGCCCTCGCTGGACGAGGTGGACTGGTCCACGGTGGATCTGGTCATCGAATGCATCCCCGAGCGCCTGGACATCAAGCAGGCGCTGTTTGCCGACCTGGCGCAACGCGCCCGGCCCGACGCCATCCTGGCCAGCAACAGCTCCAGCTTTCCGATCAGCGCGATCAGCCAGGGCCTGGACACCCGGGGCCGTATGCTTGGCCTGCACTTTTTCATGCCGGCCCACCTGGTGCCGCTCGTCGAGGTGGTGCTGGGCGAGGCCAGCGACGACGCCTGCGCCGACACGCTGATCGCCTTCATGCGGCGCTGCGGCAGCGTGCCGGTCAAGGTCAAGCAGGACCTGCCGGGCTTTCTGGCGAACCGCCTGCAGCACGCGCTGTCGCGCGAGGCCTTCGACCTCATCGACCGCGGCATCGCGTCGCCAGAGGACGTGGACGCCGCCGTGCGCTTCGGCTTTGGCTTCCGGTTCCTGGCCGCCGGCCCCGTCATGCAGCGCGACCACGCCGGCATCGACGTGCACGCCGCGGCCGGCGCGACCATGTACCCGACGTTCTGCAACGCCGATCACCCGGCGCGCTGCCTGACCGAACGCGCCGCCGACGGCCGCCACGGCATGAAGACCGGCGAAGGCTTCTATGCCTGGACGCCGGAAACCATCGCGGCCGAACGCGCCCGCTACGACAGGCTGCTGCGCGCCGGCCTGGACCTGATCGCTCCTGAACTGCCGGAGATCCAGCCTTGAACGCTTCCGTCCCGCCGCGCACCGCGCTGGCCGATTCCCCCGTCATCATCACCGTCGCGCCCAATGGCGCCTACAAGAAGGCCGCCGACCATCCGGCCGTGCCGCTGACCGCCGCCGCGCTGGCGTCGGAAGCGCGCGCCTGCCTGGAAGCCGGCGCCGCCATGATGCACATGCACGTCAGAAAGCCCGACGGCAGCCATCTGCTGGACGCGCAGGCCTATCGCGATGCGCTTGCCGCGGTGCATAAGGCGGTCGGCGACGAGCTGCTGGTGCAGGTGACCAGCGAAGCCGCGGGCGTCTACCAGGCGGCCGAACAGATCGCGATGGTGCGCGAGCTGCAGCCCGAGGCCGTCTCCATCGGCCTGCGCGAGATCGCCGTGCCCGGCATTGCCGAGGCGGACCTCGCCGCGTTCTTCGCGTGGCTGGCCGAACGCCGCGTGATGACGCAGATCATCCTGTACGACGACGCCGACGTGCGCCGCTGGCTGGCGCTGCGCGCGCGCGGGCTGGTTCCGCCCGGCGCGTGGTCGGTGCTGTTCGTGCTGGGCCGCTACAGCGCGGGCCAGACGTCGTCCGCCTACGACCTGCTGCCTTTTCTCGCGGCCTATGACCACGCGCTGCCCTGGGCCATCTGCGCCTTCGGCCCCGAGGAAAACGCCTGCGTCACGACCGCCGCGGCGTTCGGCGGCCATATGCGGGTCGGGTTCGAAAACAACCTGAAGCTGCGCGACGGCACGATCGCGCCGCACAATGCCGCGCTGGTGGCGCAGGCCGCGCAGGGCGCGCGCGCGCTGGGCCGGCCGCTCGCCACCGCCGCCGACGCGCGGCGGATCTACGGGGCCATCGGCTGACCTGACCGCCCTGTGACGCCGGGCCCTGCGCCCGCCCGGCGTCCCGGCGTCCATTTCCCTGCACCGGGCGCATTGCGCCGTGATGACATTTTTTCGCTGTGCCGCAACATTGACGCTGCGCAAAGTCCTCTGCTAAAAGTTCCGCATCCGCACGTTCTACGCAATACCCCTGAAAGTTCCAACTGAGAGGTGGTGTGTGCAAAACGAGTCTGATGGCTATACAAAAGCCCAGGAACTCCGAAGTTTCCTGTTCCTGGCGGCAGTCATGGCCCCGGTGTTGGCGGTTCTCATCGTGGCCGGCTACGGTTTTGCCGTCTGGATCTACCAGATGTTCGCAGGCCCCCCGGGAAGCTGATGCAGCCCCTGCGCCCCCCCTCCCCCCAAGCTCAGCCTTCCTCCGCATCCTGTAGCGCGGCGCCCGAGCTGCATATCGCCAGCATGGTGGTGCACGCCATGCCGCGCCGGCTGACCGGCGTGCGCGCCGCGATCCAGGCGATCGCGGGCGCGGAAATCCACGGCGCTTCCGACACCGGCAAGCTGGTGGTCACCCTGGAAGCCCCCTCCACCGACGACATGATGGCGCAGATCTCCGCGATCCAGCGCCTGGATGGCGTGCTGGCGTCGGCGCTGGTCTTCCAGGCCGCGGATACGCTGGACGCGATGAATCAGGAGATCGACGATGGCCATCGCC includes:
- a CDS encoding TonB-dependent receptor, with product MTHVRAPKRQSPRFLRRAATARLAGRIATASLLAAPVLGVPTAAHAQAAATRSYDIPAGTLEDALGRYGREAGIVLSFRPDVTAGLQSNGLRGNYGVRGGLDALLAGTGIRVLPQANGSYVLDRPAGAGIATTQLPAVTVTASAADPALPAPFAGGQVARGGGLGVLGTADIMDTPFSTTNYTAQMIENQQARTLADVVINESSVRTTTSSGGFSDEFQIRGSSVSAGDVGLNGLYGLASASRMPAAMMERVEVLKGPGTLMNGIGPSGSIGGGINIVTKRAGDEPLTRLTTTYQSKSQLGGQLDMGRRFGENNEWGIRVNGVYNNGDTTIDDGKQEQGVGALALDYRGARLRWSLDAYTQHEDIDNFRPQIGFQSNVTSLPSPPSGHRNFYPGTELTLNDSTVATRLEYDINDHLMVYGATGYRYGTAEQTFPSGPADALGNFTVTNAYYDSYSRTWTGDVGLRARFDTWGVGHTLTLSATRLDQESGNAYVTSGTSVPSSIFRPAPLPPVTADRGAPQKASKTELTSYTLTDTLSFADDTLLITGGLRNQRVALDNYSTATGARTSSYDESAISPVAGIVFKPISNVSLYGNFTSGLTRGGIAPATAANAGQVFAPYKSKQYEAGVKVDWGKIITSASVFQITRPNSMTDPDTRIYSFDGEQRNRGLELSAFGEAMPGLRMMASATFYDATLKRTAGGVNDGNEANGVPKNTFNLGVDWDTPWVRGLSLNARVIHTSSMYFNAANTLTLPSWTRYDIGARYNTEILGRAVVFRANIENLFNKDYWLASGSYATVAAPRTFLLSAQIDF
- a CDS encoding LysR family transcriptional regulator, which encodes MQINLSMRDIDTTLVLGRTLNFRQAAGQLHLSQSALSTQVQRIEDALGVRLFDRTTRTVRLTAAGEVFLQQAATLQAAFRDAIAAVGGISSAEQGQVSVAALPSLAARLLPRVLMAYRQAHPHVALKVRDTLSGPAFDLVRAGEVDFALTAADPQHADLHYVPLMSDSFILLIPEAHPLARSKGPLRWADTAGAEHVSMVHPSSVRQYTEWAFLQNRIRFAPAFEAEHLTTIVAMVECGFGVAALPEIAAGAVAQNGIVQRRLTGPVAERSIGLVTARNRSLSPAAVALVQTLREYVAAAPRQ
- a CDS encoding 3-hydroxyacyl-CoA dehydrogenase family protein, whose translation is MQKDAKALPNPGAAHAVVVGGGTMGADVAVVLTRAACRTTVIESNADRAAGLPARVAENLKTIGREANAALLATAPSLDEVDWSTVDLVIECIPERLDIKQALFADLAQRARPDAILASNSSSFPISAISQGLDTRGRMLGLHFFMPAHLVPLVEVVLGEASDDACADTLIAFMRRCGSVPVKVKQDLPGFLANRLQHALSREAFDLIDRGIASPEDVDAAVRFGFGFRFLAAGPVMQRDHAGIDVHAAAGATMYPTFCNADHPARCLTERAADGRHGMKTGEGFYAWTPETIAAERARYDRLLRAGLDLIAPELPEIQP
- a CDS encoding 3-keto-5-aminohexanoate cleavage protein: MNASVPPRTALADSPVIITVAPNGAYKKAADHPAVPLTAAALASEARACLEAGAAMMHMHVRKPDGSHLLDAQAYRDALAAVHKAVGDELLVQVTSEAAGVYQAAEQIAMVRELQPEAVSIGLREIAVPGIAEADLAAFFAWLAERRVMTQIILYDDADVRRWLALRARGLVPPGAWSVLFVLGRYSAGQTSSAYDLLPFLAAYDHALPWAICAFGPEENACVTTAAAFGGHMRVGFENNLKLRDGTIAPHNAALVAQAAQGARALGRPLATAADARRIYGAIG
- the napE gene encoding periplasmic nitrate reductase, NapE protein yields the protein MQNESDGYTKAQELRSFLFLAAVMAPVLAVLIVAGYGFAVWIYQMFAGPPGS
- a CDS encoding chaperone NapD is translated as MQPLRPPSPQAQPSSASCSAAPELHIASMVVHAMPRRLTGVRAAIQAIAGAEIHGASDTGKLVVTLEAPSTDDMMAQISAIQRLDGVLASALVFQAADTLDAMNQEIDDGHRP